In Arsenicicoccus dermatophilus, a genomic segment contains:
- the rsmA gene encoding 16S rRNA (adenine(1518)-N(6)/adenine(1519)-N(6))-dimethyltransferase RsmA, with translation MSEQSGSGSGPQAATADNAGLLGPAQVRELATRLGVRPTKQWGQNFVIDANTVRRIVRLAGVGPDDVVVEVGPGLGSLTLALLPEVRQVTVIEVDPALAAALPETVRATNPAAAHKLSLLHADALTVHELPDPQPTALVANLPYNVSVPVVLGMLEDFPSIERVLVMVQLEVAERLAAGPGSKVYGVPSLKAAWWCDVRLAGTVGRTVFWPAPKVDSGLVAMVRRPEPTVDGERVDRREVFRVIDAAFLQRRKTLRAALAGWAGSAARSEEVLRAAGVDPQARGEALDITAYARIAAAATRVP, from the coding sequence GTGAGCGAGCAGAGCGGGAGCGGGTCGGGCCCGCAGGCCGCCACCGCCGACAACGCCGGGCTGCTGGGGCCGGCGCAGGTCCGTGAGCTCGCGACGCGCCTGGGCGTGCGGCCCACCAAGCAGTGGGGGCAGAACTTCGTCATCGACGCCAACACCGTCCGGCGCATCGTGCGCCTGGCCGGGGTGGGCCCGGACGACGTGGTGGTGGAGGTGGGTCCCGGGCTGGGCAGCCTCACGCTGGCGCTGCTGCCCGAGGTCCGCCAGGTCACCGTGATCGAGGTGGACCCGGCCCTGGCCGCGGCTCTCCCCGAGACCGTGCGGGCCACCAACCCCGCAGCGGCTCACAAGCTCTCGCTGCTGCACGCGGACGCGCTCACGGTCCACGAGCTGCCGGACCCGCAGCCCACGGCCCTGGTCGCCAACCTGCCCTACAACGTCTCGGTGCCCGTGGTGCTCGGCATGCTCGAGGACTTCCCCTCGATCGAGCGGGTGCTGGTCATGGTGCAGCTCGAGGTGGCCGAGCGGCTGGCGGCCGGGCCGGGATCCAAGGTCTACGGCGTGCCCTCGCTCAAGGCCGCGTGGTGGTGCGACGTGCGCCTCGCGGGGACCGTGGGGCGCACCGTCTTCTGGCCCGCCCCCAAGGTCGACAGCGGGCTGGTCGCCATGGTGCGACGTCCCGAGCCGACCGTCGACGGGGAGCGGGTCGACCGGCGGGAGGTCTTCCGGGTGATCGACGCGGCCTTCCTGCAGCGGCGCAAGACCCTGCGTGCGGCGCTGGCCGGCTGGGCCGGGTCGGCGGCCCGCTCGGAGGAGGTCCTGCGCGCGGCGGGGGTGGATCCGCAGGCGCGCGGCGAGGCGCTGGACATCACGGCATACGCCCGCATCGCCGCCGCGGCGACCCGCGTCCCCTGA
- a CDS encoding ABC-F family ATP-binding cassette domain-containing protein yields the protein MANLVSIEHVSLALGTTMVLDDLSLGVSSGTRVGVVGRNGGGKSTLLKVIAGVRDVDEGRIARTGGLTIGMLTQDDSLDPTHTVRQAVLGDRPEHVWAGDSRIRDVLDGLLGGIDAPTIGGLDSTIGPMSGGERRRLALARLLVEDPDLLLLDEPTNHLDVEGVAWLAQHLTTRRTRSDSALVVITHDRWFLDAVATDTWEVVDGQVLAFEGGYAAYVLAKAERARIAAVTEERRANLLRKELAWLRRGAPARTSKPRFRIEAANQLIEGEPPPRDEVALVRFATTRLGKDVVDLEDVSVRLGDKQLLDDVTWRLGPGDRIGLVGVNGAGKSTLLRVVSGDVPIDAGRRKVGKTVSMAFLTQEVRELDRFADWRVIEAIEDVKKFTMLGGKEVSASQLAKQLGFTGQRQQTRVGSLSGGERRRLQLLRLLMAEPNVLILDEPTNDLDIETLQSLEDVLDGWAGTLLVVSHDRYLLERMCDRQLALLGDGRLRDLPGGVEQYLQLYAERQARLRGTGSASAAGRAAPATSGGGGASSAYTAAQVREARKDMQRLERQIAKLESEQATLHDQMVARATDATAVRELDTRLRELVDQREELELAWLEAAEIAG from the coding sequence GTGGCCAATCTCGTCTCGATCGAGCACGTCTCCCTCGCGCTGGGCACCACCATGGTGCTCGACGACCTGTCGCTGGGGGTGAGCTCGGGCACCCGCGTCGGGGTCGTCGGCCGCAACGGCGGCGGCAAGTCCACGCTGCTCAAGGTCATCGCCGGGGTGCGGGACGTCGACGAGGGGCGCATCGCCCGCACCGGCGGCCTGACCATCGGCATGCTGACCCAGGACGACTCGCTCGACCCCACCCACACCGTCCGCCAGGCGGTCCTGGGCGACCGGCCGGAGCACGTGTGGGCCGGCGACTCCCGCATCCGCGACGTCCTCGACGGGCTCCTCGGGGGCATCGACGCGCCGACCATCGGGGGCCTGGACAGCACGATCGGGCCGATGTCCGGTGGCGAGCGCCGCCGCCTGGCGCTCGCCCGGCTCCTGGTCGAGGACCCGGACCTGCTGCTGCTGGACGAGCCCACCAACCACCTCGACGTCGAGGGGGTGGCCTGGCTCGCCCAGCACCTGACGACCCGCCGCACCCGCAGCGACTCGGCGCTCGTGGTCATCACCCACGACCGGTGGTTCCTCGACGCGGTGGCCACGGACACCTGGGAGGTCGTCGACGGTCAGGTGCTGGCCTTCGAGGGTGGCTACGCGGCCTACGTCCTCGCCAAGGCCGAGCGCGCCCGCATCGCCGCGGTCACCGAGGAGCGGCGGGCCAACCTGCTCCGCAAGGAGCTCGCCTGGCTGCGGCGGGGCGCCCCGGCCCGCACCTCCAAGCCGCGGTTCCGCATCGAGGCGGCCAACCAGCTCATCGAGGGCGAGCCGCCGCCGCGCGACGAGGTGGCGCTGGTGCGCTTCGCCACCACCCGGCTCGGCAAGGACGTCGTCGACCTCGAGGACGTGTCGGTGCGGCTCGGCGACAAGCAGCTGCTGGACGACGTCACCTGGCGCCTGGGCCCCGGTGACCGGATCGGGCTCGTCGGCGTCAACGGGGCCGGGAAGTCCACGTTGCTGCGGGTGGTCTCGGGCGACGTGCCGATCGACGCGGGTCGGCGCAAGGTCGGCAAGACCGTCTCGATGGCCTTCCTCACCCAGGAGGTCCGCGAGCTCGACCGCTTCGCCGACTGGCGGGTGATCGAGGCGATCGAGGACGTCAAGAAGTTCACCATGCTCGGGGGCAAGGAGGTCAGCGCCTCCCAGCTCGCCAAGCAGCTCGGCTTCACCGGCCAGCGGCAGCAGACCCGGGTCGGCTCCCTGTCCGGCGGCGAGCGGCGCCGGCTGCAGCTGCTCCGCCTGCTCATGGCCGAGCCCAACGTCCTGATCCTCGACGAGCCCACCAACGACCTGGACATCGAGACCCTGCAGTCCCTGGAGGACGTCCTCGACGGCTGGGCGGGCACCTTGCTCGTCGTGTCGCACGACCGCTACCTGCTGGAGCGGATGTGCGACCGCCAGCTGGCGCTCCTCGGGGACGGGCGGCTGCGGGACCTGCCCGGCGGCGTCGAGCAGTATCTCCAGCTGTATGCCGAGCGGCAGGCCCGGCTGCGTGGCACCGGGTCGGCCTCGGCGGCCGGTCGCGCGGCGCCCGCGACGTCGGGCGGTGGGGGTGCTTCCTCGGCATACACGGCGGCGCAGGTGCGCGAGGCGCGCAAGGACATGCAGCGGCTGGAGCGCCAGATCGCCAAGCTCGAGTCCGAGCAGGCCACGCTGCACGACCAGATGGTCGCCAGGGCCACGGACGCCACCGCGGTGCGCGAGCTGGACACCCGGCTGCGCGAGCTGGTGGACCAGCGCGAGGAGCTGGAGCTGGCCTGGCTGGAGGCCGCGGAGATCGCCGGCTGA
- the aroQ gene encoding type II 3-dehydroquinate dehydratase, with translation MNTYPGRSDPPAQPDQAGPTAPGRSVVVVLNGPNLNLLGVRSPDVYGAETLADVERRCAERAAAHGLVADCRQSNHEGVLIDWVHEVRTSCVGLVVNAGGYTHTSVALRDALETVEAPVVEVHISDIHAREPFRHHSYLEAVAAASIVGRGTAGYEEAIDVVARLLAERPV, from the coding sequence ATGAATACCTACCCGGGGCGGTCGGATCCGCCTGCGCAACCTGACCAGGCGGGTCCGACCGCTCCCGGCAGGTCCGTCGTGGTGGTGCTCAACGGGCCCAACCTCAATCTGCTGGGGGTGCGCAGCCCCGACGTGTACGGCGCGGAGACCCTCGCCGACGTCGAGCGTCGGTGCGCCGAGCGGGCGGCCGCCCACGGCCTGGTCGCCGACTGCCGCCAGTCCAACCACGAGGGCGTGCTCATCGACTGGGTGCACGAGGTCCGCACCAGCTGCGTCGGCCTGGTCGTCAACGCGGGCGGCTACACCCACACCAGCGTGGCCCTGCGGGACGCCCTGGAGACCGTCGAGGCCCCCGTCGTCGAGGTGCACATCAGCGACATCCACGCCCGTGAGCCCTTCCGGCACCACTCCTACCTCGAGGCCGTCGCCGCGGCGTCGATCGTCGGGCGCGGCACCGCGGGCTACGAGGAGGCCATCGACGTCGTGGCCCGCCTGCTCGCCGAGCGGCCGGTATGA
- the metG gene encoding methionine--tRNA ligase: MSKVLSAVAWPYANGPRHIGHVAGFGVPSDVFSRYMRMAGHDVLMVSGTDEHGTPILVAADKEGVTAQDLADKNNAVIVQDLVDLGLSYDLFTRTTTRNHHAVVQQMFRTVRDNGYFLQQVQMGAISPSTGRTLPDRYIEGTCPICGYTEARGDQCDSCGNQLDPVDLIDPRSKINGETPTFVETEHYLLDLPALAEELGRFLRERDESGLWRPNVIKFSLNLLDDLRPRAMTRDIDWGIVVPGWEDQPGKRLYVWFDAVIGYLSASIEWARRSGDAERWRDWWNDPQALSYYFMGKDNIVFHSQIWPAELIAHNGKGTKGGEPGPYGELNLPTEVVSSEFMTMEGKQFSTSRGHVIYVGEVLSRYQPDALRYFICAAGPETQDADFTWADFVQRTNSELVAGWGNLVNRTAAMIAKNVGEIPQPGPLQPEDEAVLGVVRHGFDTVGELLGHHRQRQAIAEAMRIVGEVNAYVSRTEPFKLKGEDQRERLHTVLHTLAQSVSDCNTLLAPFLPHSANQVHQVLGGEGEFMPMPRIEQVRDLDDDSRSYPIITGDYSATPRWESRPVRVGAPVAKPSPVFVKLDPSVVEEEIARMSGAGAGTSTGEAGA; this comes from the coding sequence ATGAGCAAGGTCTTGTCAGCAGTTGCCTGGCCGTACGCCAACGGCCCCCGCCACATCGGTCACGTCGCGGGCTTCGGCGTCCCGTCCGACGTGTTCAGCCGATACATGCGGATGGCGGGGCACGACGTGCTCATGGTCTCCGGCACGGACGAGCACGGCACCCCGATCCTCGTCGCCGCGGACAAGGAGGGCGTGACCGCCCAGGACCTCGCGGACAAGAACAACGCGGTCATCGTGCAGGACCTGGTGGACCTGGGGCTGTCCTACGACCTGTTCACCCGCACCACGACCCGCAACCACCACGCCGTCGTGCAGCAGATGTTCCGCACGGTGCGGGACAACGGCTACTTCCTGCAGCAGGTGCAGATGGGGGCGATCAGCCCGAGCACCGGCCGCACCCTGCCCGACCGCTACATCGAGGGCACCTGCCCGATCTGCGGCTACACCGAGGCCCGCGGCGACCAGTGCGACAGCTGCGGCAACCAGCTCGACCCGGTCGACCTGATCGATCCGCGCTCCAAGATCAACGGCGAGACCCCGACCTTCGTGGAGACCGAGCACTACCTGCTCGACCTGCCGGCGCTGGCCGAGGAGCTGGGGCGCTTCCTGCGCGAGCGGGACGAGTCCGGGCTGTGGCGGCCCAACGTCATCAAGTTCAGCCTCAACCTGCTGGACGACCTGCGTCCGCGGGCGATGACCCGCGACATCGACTGGGGCATCGTCGTGCCGGGCTGGGAGGACCAGCCGGGCAAGCGGCTCTACGTCTGGTTCGACGCGGTCATCGGCTACCTGTCCGCGAGCATCGAGTGGGCCCGCCGCAGCGGGGACGCCGAGCGCTGGCGCGACTGGTGGAACGACCCGCAGGCGCTGTCCTACTACTTCATGGGCAAGGACAACATCGTCTTCCACTCCCAGATCTGGCCGGCGGAGCTCATCGCCCACAACGGCAAGGGGACCAAGGGTGGCGAGCCCGGTCCGTACGGCGAGCTGAACCTGCCGACCGAGGTCGTGTCCAGCGAGTTCATGACCATGGAGGGCAAGCAGTTCTCCACGAGCCGTGGCCACGTGATCTACGTCGGCGAGGTGCTCAGCCGCTACCAGCCGGACGCGCTGCGCTACTTCATCTGCGCGGCCGGGCCGGAGACCCAGGACGCCGACTTCACCTGGGCCGACTTCGTGCAGCGCACCAACTCCGAGCTGGTCGCCGGCTGGGGCAACCTGGTCAACCGCACGGCCGCGATGATCGCCAAGAACGTCGGCGAGATCCCTCAGCCGGGGCCGCTGCAGCCGGAGGACGAGGCGGTCCTCGGCGTCGTGCGCCACGGCTTCGACACCGTCGGGGAGCTGCTCGGCCACCACCGCCAGCGCCAGGCGATCGCCGAGGCCATGCGCATCGTCGGCGAGGTCAACGCCTATGTCTCGCGGACCGAGCCGTTCAAGCTCAAGGGCGAGGACCAGCGCGAGCGTCTGCACACCGTGCTGCACACGCTGGCCCAGAGCGTGAGCGACTGCAACACCCTGCTCGCGCCCTTCCTGCCGCACTCGGCCAACCAGGTCCACCAGGTCCTCGGCGGCGAGGGCGAGTTCATGCCGATGCCGCGGATCGAGCAGGTCCGCGACCTCGACGACGACTCTCGCAGCTACCCGATCATCACCGGGGACTACTCCGCGACGCCGCGCTGGGAGTCCCGTCCGGTGCGGGTCGGTGCGCCGGTCGCCAAGCCGTCCCCGGTCTTCGTCAAGCTCGACCCCTCGGTGGTCGAGGAGGAGATCGCCCGGATGTCGGGGGCCGGCGCGGGCACGTCCACGGGCGAGGCCGGGGCATGA
- a CDS encoding MarR family winged helix-turn-helix transcriptional regulator has protein sequence MTSRASRPLVGDDVPEARVGAARAVAPAGADDVDGIVASWARERPDLDLAPLHVLSRVSRLARHLDLARGAAFAQHDLEGWEFDVLAALRRAGAPYELSPGALVQQTLVTSGTMTNRVDRLTARGYVRRSPDPHDRRGVIVSLTDEGRAAVDAAFADLLDRERALLAELSPGDRDELAGTLRRLLLSFEG, from the coding sequence ATGACCTCTCGAGCGAGCCGCCCGCTGGTGGGCGACGACGTCCCCGAGGCGCGGGTGGGCGCGGCTCGCGCCGTGGCACCTGCGGGGGCCGACGACGTCGACGGCATCGTCGCCTCCTGGGCTCGCGAGCGCCCCGACCTCGACCTGGCGCCGCTGCACGTCCTGTCCCGCGTGTCCCGCCTGGCCCGGCACCTGGACCTGGCGCGCGGCGCGGCGTTCGCGCAGCACGACCTGGAGGGCTGGGAGTTCGACGTGCTCGCGGCATTGCGCCGGGCGGGGGCGCCCTACGAGCTGTCGCCCGGCGCCCTGGTGCAGCAGACCCTGGTGACCAGCGGCACCATGACCAACCGCGTGGACCGGTTGACGGCGCGCGGCTACGTCCGCCGCTCGCCCGACCCGCACGACCGGCGCGGCGTCATCGTCTCGCTGACCGACGAGGGGCGGGCGGCCGTGGACGCGGCCTTCGCCGACCTGCTCGACCGGGAGCGCGCGCTGCTCGCCGAGCTGTCGCCGGGCGACCGGGACGAGCTCGCGGGCACGCTGCGGCGGCTGCTCCTGTCCTTCGAGGGCTGA
- a CDS encoding TatD family hydrolase, whose translation MSDGGGTTIGRDRQAPPPLPDPLPLPVPDNHTHVDIARDGEPRPDLGEVIRQARAVGVDRLMQIGCDLEAARWTVEQAVLHPEVLGGVALHPNEVPALHEAGELQAAYAEIERLAQHPRVRVVGETGLDYFRTGPEGHALQHESFRWHIDLAKRLGKALQIHDRDSHEDVLRILAEEGAPEVTVMHCFSGDMAMARECVDRGYYLSFSGTVTFKSAKALRDALSIVPLGRVLVETDAPYLTPHPYRGATNAPYLVPLTLRAMATTLNVDVPTLCRAVSDNAERIYGGWA comes from the coding sequence ATGAGCGACGGCGGTGGCACGACGATCGGGCGCGACCGGCAGGCACCGCCGCCGCTGCCCGACCCGCTGCCGCTGCCCGTCCCCGACAACCACACCCATGTCGACATCGCCCGCGACGGGGAGCCGCGCCCGGACCTGGGCGAGGTGATCCGTCAGGCGCGGGCCGTCGGTGTGGACCGGTTGATGCAGATCGGCTGCGACCTGGAGGCCGCCCGCTGGACCGTCGAGCAGGCGGTGCTGCACCCGGAGGTCCTCGGTGGCGTGGCCTTGCACCCCAACGAGGTGCCGGCCCTGCACGAGGCGGGCGAGCTCCAGGCGGCGTATGCCGAGATCGAGCGCCTCGCGCAGCACCCGCGGGTCCGCGTGGTGGGGGAGACGGGGCTGGACTACTTCCGCACCGGGCCTGAGGGGCATGCGCTGCAGCACGAGTCCTTCCGGTGGCACATCGACCTGGCCAAGCGGCTGGGCAAGGCGCTGCAGATCCACGACCGTGACTCGCACGAGGACGTCCTGCGCATCCTCGCCGAGGAGGGCGCGCCCGAGGTCACGGTGATGCACTGCTTCTCCGGCGACATGGCGATGGCCCGGGAGTGCGTGGATCGGGGTTACTACCTGTCCTTCTCGGGGACGGTGACCTTCAAGTCGGCCAAGGCGCTGCGCGACGCGCTGTCGATCGTCCCGCTCGGGCGGGTGCTGGTGGAGACGGACGCGCCCTACCTCACCCCGCACCCCTACCGGGGCGCCACCAACGCGCCCTACCTCGTCCCGCTGACGCTGCGAGCGATGGCGACGACGCTCAACGTCGACGTGCCGACGCTGTGCCGTGCGGTGTCGGACAACGCCGAGCGCATCTACGGCGGCTGGGCGTGA
- a CDS encoding 4-(cytidine 5'-diphospho)-2-C-methyl-D-erythritol kinase, with protein sequence MPRPDAVTVRAAAKVNLELIVGPRDDATGYHELATVFQAVNLHDDVTLRPAPDYSLTVSGRGADQVPTDATNLAWRAALAVAQEHEGAGPVAIEIVKDIPVAGGMAGGSADAAAALVAADALWGAHLDRATTQAIAARLGADVPFSVLGGTAVGTGRGDELVPALARGSYHWVFAFSDEGLSTPRVFAELDRLRAERGEQVARPEISQDLMAALLAGDEVAVGRALRNDLQEAAISLQPRLAETLEVGAECGALGGVVSGSGPTVAFLARDNEQALDIAVALTASGVAQDVRRATGPAAGARVIHPGKEQ encoded by the coding sequence ATGCCCCGCCCCGATGCCGTCACCGTGCGCGCCGCAGCCAAGGTCAACCTCGAGCTGATCGTCGGCCCGCGCGACGACGCGACGGGCTATCACGAGCTCGCGACGGTCTTCCAGGCCGTCAACCTGCACGACGACGTCACCCTGCGCCCGGCGCCGGACTACTCGCTGACGGTGAGTGGCCGCGGCGCCGACCAGGTCCCCACCGACGCGACCAACCTGGCCTGGCGGGCCGCCCTCGCCGTGGCGCAGGAGCACGAGGGTGCGGGGCCGGTCGCCATCGAGATCGTCAAGGACATCCCCGTGGCGGGAGGCATGGCGGGAGGGTCCGCCGACGCCGCCGCAGCCCTGGTCGCCGCCGACGCCCTGTGGGGCGCCCACCTGGACCGAGCCACCACCCAGGCGATCGCGGCCCGGCTGGGCGCGGACGTGCCCTTCTCGGTGCTGGGCGGGACCGCCGTGGGCACGGGCCGCGGCGACGAGCTGGTCCCGGCCCTCGCCCGCGGGAGCTACCACTGGGTCTTTGCGTTCAGCGACGAGGGCCTGTCCACGCCCCGGGTCTTCGCCGAGCTGGACCGGTTGCGCGCCGAGCGTGGCGAGCAGGTCGCCCGGCCGGAGATCTCCCAGGACCTGATGGCCGCCCTGCTCGCGGGCGACGAGGTGGCCGTGGGCCGGGCGCTGCGCAACGACCTGCAGGAGGCGGCGATCTCGCTGCAGCCGCGCCTGGCCGAGACCCTGGAGGTGGGGGCCGAGTGCGGCGCCCTCGGCGGTGTCGTCAGCGGCAGCGGGCCGACGGTGGCCTTCCTCGCCCGGGACAACGAGCAGGCCCTCGACATCGCGGTCGCCCTGACCGCGTCCGGCGTGGCGCAGGACGTGCGCCGCGCGACGGGCCCCGCCGCGGGCGCCCGCGTGATCCACCCCGGCAAGGAGCAGTGA
- a CDS encoding PGPGW domain-containing protein has translation MPPASGLRARLRSHPLARTVWRAGVALAGLVVVVVGLVLVPLAGPGWLIVLGGVGIWALEFDRARRVHRQGRELLVRWTRWVAARAWWVRAALGASTAALVAAVSIAMLWLTGVPAWLPDAVEQALVGGLRRWLPAR, from the coding sequence GTGCCCCCTGCCTCCGGCCTGCGAGCCCGCCTGCGATCGCATCCTCTGGCCCGCACCGTCTGGCGTGCGGGCGTCGCGCTGGCCGGGCTGGTGGTGGTCGTCGTCGGGCTGGTCCTGGTGCCGCTCGCCGGCCCCGGCTGGCTGATCGTCCTGGGCGGGGTGGGGATCTGGGCGCTGGAGTTCGACCGGGCTCGCCGGGTGCACCGGCAGGGGCGAGAGCTGCTGGTGCGGTGGACCCGGTGGGTCGCCGCCCGGGCGTGGTGGGTGCGCGCGGCCCTCGGTGCCTCGACGGCGGCGCTGGTCGCCGCGGTGAGCATCGCCATGCTGTGGCTGACCGGTGTCCCGGCCTGGCTGCCGGACGCCGTCGAGCAGGCTCTCGTGGGCGGCCTGCGGCGGTGGCTGCCGGCCCGATGA
- a CDS encoding sugar phosphate isomerase/epimerase and 4-hydroxyphenylpyruvate domain-containing protein produces MMRTGIATVCLSGTLADKLEACAAAGFDGVEIFEQDLVVSPLAPAEVRRRCADLGLTIDLYQPFRDAEGTGEELFTRTLRRARHKLELMAALGTDTMLVCSNVATATVDDDDLRVEQLCRLADLAHEHGMRLAYEALAWGRHVSTYDHAWELVRRADHPALGTCLDSFHILSRGGDPAGIAQIPGDKIFFLQLADAPALSLDVLSWSRHHRVFPGQGDWDLPGFTAQVLRTGYAGPLSLEIFNDVFRQADESRTAVDARRSLTWLEDRTAALLDEHPGRWAGAAAHAAAPGDAPPVELGRLPQVEEPHGFNFVEIPDAAGGPVEQLLTALGFTARGRHRTKDVALWTLGRAAVVVNHEDRRGRPPHVAGLGLDVEQPVIAASRALRLGSYLLPRRTEAGEEVLRGVEAPDGTELYFCGSATPAGSGWWREFGDGEVRRETVGAAVVDHVNLAQPAEALDESVLFLSSSLALDPLPSVDVASPTGLVRSQVMRSADGAVRIVLNLAPPLGNHGEITATEHVALAVDDLVAVAREARARGLVTLPVPANYYADLAARFDLDPELLTTLQDLDLLYDEDEQGQFLHLYTETVGGVFFELVERRSGYDGYGAPNAPVRHAIQHARALRRTSDPGA; encoded by the coding sequence ATGATGCGCACGGGGATCGCGACCGTGTGCCTCTCGGGGACCCTCGCGGACAAGCTGGAGGCTTGCGCCGCAGCGGGATTCGACGGGGTGGAGATCTTCGAGCAGGACCTCGTGGTGAGCCCGCTCGCCCCCGCCGAGGTGCGCCGCCGGTGCGCTGACCTCGGCCTGACGATCGACCTCTACCAGCCCTTCCGCGACGCCGAGGGCACCGGCGAGGAGCTCTTCACGAGGACCCTGCGCCGGGCCCGGCACAAGCTCGAGCTGATGGCGGCGCTCGGCACCGACACCATGCTGGTCTGCAGCAATGTCGCCACGGCCACCGTGGACGACGACGACCTGCGTGTCGAGCAGCTCTGCCGGCTGGCCGATCTCGCGCACGAGCACGGGATGCGGCTGGCCTACGAGGCGCTCGCCTGGGGGCGGCACGTGTCGACCTACGACCATGCCTGGGAGCTCGTGCGCCGCGCCGACCACCCGGCGCTCGGCACCTGCCTGGACAGCTTCCACATCCTCAGCCGGGGCGGCGATCCTGCCGGCATCGCGCAGATCCCGGGCGACAAGATCTTCTTCCTCCAGCTCGCGGACGCGCCCGCGCTGTCCCTCGACGTCCTCTCCTGGAGCCGGCACCACCGGGTCTTCCCCGGCCAGGGCGACTGGGACCTGCCAGGATTCACCGCCCAGGTGCTGCGCACGGGGTATGCCGGACCGCTGTCCCTCGAGATCTTCAACGACGTCTTCCGACAGGCCGACGAGTCCCGCACCGCGGTCGACGCCCGGCGCTCCCTGACCTGGCTGGAGGATCGCACCGCGGCCCTGCTCGACGAGCACCCCGGCCGGTGGGCAGGAGCCGCCGCCCACGCGGCTGCGCCGGGGGACGCCCCGCCGGTGGAGCTCGGGCGGCTGCCGCAGGTCGAGGAGCCGCACGGGTTCAACTTCGTGGAGATCCCGGACGCGGCCGGCGGTCCCGTCGAGCAGCTGCTCACCGCGCTGGGGTTCACCGCGCGAGGACGCCACCGCACCAAGGACGTCGCCCTGTGGACGCTGGGCCGCGCCGCGGTGGTCGTCAACCACGAGGACCGGCGCGGCCGCCCGCCGCACGTCGCAGGCCTAGGGCTCGACGTGGAGCAGCCGGTCATCGCCGCCAGCCGGGCCCTGCGCCTCGGGTCCTACCTCCTCCCCCGCCGCACCGAGGCCGGGGAGGAGGTGCTGCGCGGCGTCGAGGCACCCGACGGCACCGAGCTGTACTTCTGCGGCTCGGCGACGCCCGCCGGGAGCGGCTGGTGGCGGGAGTTCGGCGACGGCGAGGTGCGCCGCGAGACCGTGGGGGCCGCCGTCGTCGACCACGTCAACCTCGCCCAGCCCGCCGAGGCCCTCGACGAGAGCGTGCTCTTCCTGTCCAGCAGCCTGGCGCTCGACCCGCTGCCGTCGGTGGACGTGGCCAGCCCGACCGGCCTGGTGCGCAGCCAGGTGATGCGCTCCGCGGACGGGGCCGTGCGGATCGTGCTCAACCTCGCTCCCCCGCTGGGCAACCACGGTGAGATCACCGCCACGGAGCACGTGGCCCTCGCCGTCGACGACCTGGTGGCCGTCGCCCGCGAGGCCCGCGCCCGCGGCCTGGTGACCCTCCCCGTCCCGGCCAACTACTACGCCGACCTGGCCGCCCGCTTCGACCTGGACCCGGAGCTGCTCACGACCCTGCAGGACCTCGACCTGCTCTACGACGAGGACGAGCAGGGCCAGTTCCTGCACCTGTACACCGAGACCGTCGGCGGCGTGTTCTTCGAGCTGGTCGAGCGACGTAGCGGGTACGACGGCTACGGCGCCCCCAACGCCCCGGTGCGGCACGCCATCCAGCACGCCCGCGCCCTTCGCCGCACGAGCGACCCCGGGGCCTGA